Sequence from the Amycolatopsis sp. NBC_00345 genome:
ACGGCCGCGCGACCATCGCGGCGATGATCGCCGACCGGGCCCTCACCCACGCCCGCGACGGCGGCGACGTGCTCGCCGTCGCCGCCGGATCCCGCCAGGTCGCGATCGCGATGCGCCTCGAAGCACTCGCGACGGCCGATCCCGTCGCCCGCGCCGACGGCATGAACGGCGCCATCCGGATCCTCACCGGCACCGCGGCCGACCTCGGCGCCGACCACGGCACCCCGCTCCCGCCGGTGCTCATCGCCTACGGTTCCCTGCTGTGCACGGCCAGCTACTCCGCCGCGCAACTCGGCCACGCCCGCGAAGCGATCGGACTGCTGCAGGCGGCCGAAGACGCCGCCGCCCGTGTCTCCGCCACGGCCGCGTTCACCGCGGACACCGTCGCCGTCTACCGGGTCAGTGTCCACAATGCACTCGGCGACCCGGCTTCGGCCCTCGCGCACGCGCGCATCGTCAACCCGGCCAACTTGCCCACGACCGAGCGCCGGATGCGGCTGTACACCGACACCGCCCGCGCCTGGCAGCAACACGGCGACATCGCCCGGGCCGCCACCACACTGGGCCGGCTCGCCCAGACCGCTCCCGAGGAACTCCGGCGGCCTTCCGTCAAAACCATGATCACCACGATGATCGACGCTCCCGGCCCCACTCCGCGTGAACTCGAACCGCTGGCCCGGGCGCTCGGCTGACGCCTGCCGCGCCCAGTATCCGGGGCCGGGCTTGCACGAACCTCGCAGCGGCTTCACCACGCCCGGCCCGGTCCGTCAGTAGGCTGGGCGCATTGGCCAGATCGGCGAACGGGAGTTATGCATGAAGATCGGGATCGGCCTGCCGAACCAGGTGCGGGACATGGACCCCCGGGTCCTGCCCGAGTGGGCGCGGCGGGCTGAGGCGGCGGGCTTCTCGACGCTGGGCACGGTGGGCCGCACGGCGTACCCCGGCGTGATGGACACTGTCGCGCTGGCCGCGGCCGCCGGCGCGACCGAGCGGATCGGGCTGCTCAGCAACGTTCTGCTCGGCCCGGTGTGGCCGCCGGTGCTGCTGGCGAAGGAGCTCGCCGGCATCGACGGCGTCTCCGGGCACCGGCTGACGATCGGCCTCGGCATCGGCGCCCGCGAGGACGACTTCGTCGTGGACGGGCTGGGCCCGAAGGGGCTCGGCAAGCGGATCGACGCCGACCTCGAGACCTACCGCGGCCTGTGGGACGGGGAGCCCGTCGGCGGCGGGACCAACCCGGGGGTGCCGCCGGGCACGCGCCGGGTGCCGTTGCTGTTCGGCGGATCGGCGCCGGCCTCGTACGCCCGGATGGCCAAGTGGGGCGAGGGGTACGTCGGCGGTTCCGTGCCGCCGGAGATGGTGGCGCCGGCGTTCGACCAGGCCCGGGCCGCCTGGACGGAGGCGGGCCGGGAAGGCACGCCCCGGCTGGTGGCCATCGCCTACTACGCGCTCGGGGACCCGGAGCAGGGGCGGGGCAAGGTCCGGGACTACTACAGCAACTTCGGCGATTTCGCCGACATGATCGCCAGCGGGGTCCGGAGCACGGCCGACGACCTGAAGAAGGCGGTCTCGGACTTCGCGGACCTGGGCGCGGACGAGCTGATCTTCAACCCGGCCACGGACCACCTGGCCGACATCGAGGCGCTCGCCGAGATCGTGCTGTAGCCGCTGAAGGTTCAGCCGCGCACGACCGCCTGGGCGCGGTGGCTCAGGCGGTCGTGCGCAAGGCGTCCTGCAGGGCGGCCAGGCCGACCGGGCCGACCGCCAGCGCGTCGTGGTGCCAGGCGCGCAGCGTGAAACCCGGGCGGGCCGACGCTTCCTCGCGGGCCTGGAGCCAGGCGCGTTCGCCGAGTTTGTACGCGATGGCCTGGCCCGGCCAGCCGAAGTAGCGGACCACCTCGGCGTGCACCTGGTGCTGTCCGGCCAGGCCGCGCTCGTGCAGGACACGGCAGGCGGTGCCGAAGTCCCAGCGGGAGCCGTCCGGCAGCGGCAGGTCCAGGTGGGCGCCGATGTCGATGACCACGCGGGCGGCCCGCAGCGCCGAGCCCGACAGCATGCCCAGCCGGGTACCGGGCCCGGTGTACCAGCCGAGTTCGTCCGCCAGGCGCTCCGCGTAGAGCGCCCAGCCTTCGGCGTGGCCGCTGACCGAGTGGACCCGCGCGAAGCGGCTGACCCGGTCGGCGGCCAGGCTCGCGGTGCCGACCTGCAGGTGGTGGCCCGGCACGCCCTCGTGGAACACCGTGGTCAGCTCCCGCCACACGGCGAACCGCTCCCGCCCGCCCAGCGGCCACCAGGTGCGGCCCGGCCGGGCGCCGTCCTCGCTCGGGCCGGTGTAGTACGGCGCGCCGGACGCCGAACCGTGCGCGATCGTCACGTCCAGCGCTTGCAGGGGTTCCGGGATGTCGAAGTGCTCCGCCGCCGCTTCGAGTGCGCGGTCGTGGGTGGCGCGCAGCCAGTCCAAATAGGACTCTTCGCCGTCCACGCTGTGCGCGGCGTCCAGCAGTTCCTGCGCCTGCGCGACGCTCGCGCCCGGACGCACCCGCGCGGCCTCCGTCGCCAGCTCGCGCTCGATCCGCTCCAGCTCGGCCCAGCCCCACTCGTACGCCTCGGCCAGGTCGACGTCCGCCCCCAGGCTCAGCCGCGCGCCCGCCGCGTAACGCTCGGCGCCGACGCCGTCCACCTCGGTCGCGCGCGGCGCGTACTCGTCGCGCAGATACGCGGCCAGCCCGGCATACCCGCGGTAGGCGGCGTCGGCCGCGGCGCGCAGTTCACCGGACAGCGGGCCGTCGCCGTAGCCGGCCAGCAGGGTCTCGTGTTTCCCCACGTACTGGTCGGCCTGCGCGGCCGTCTCCAGCGCCTGGCGCCGCGCCGCGGGCAGGCCCCGGTCCAGGCCTTCGCCCAGCGCCGAACGCCAGCCGGCCAGCATGGTCTCCACCCCGGCCAGCCGCAGGGCGATCACGCGCCAGTCTTCGTCACCGGTGCGCGGGAGCATGTCCACGGTGTCGCGCACCGAGGTCAGGGTCCCGAAGTGCGCCTTGACGGTGCGCAGCGGCTCGCCGAGGTCGTGCCAGGCGAGCTGCGCCTCCAGCCGCTCGCGCAGGTGCGCGCCCGCGATCCGGTCCTGCGCCGACTCGGGCGTGAGCCGGTCCAGTGCCGCGAGTGTGCGGCGGGCCAGCCCGGCTCGGGCTTCGATGCCTTCGGGGCTGTAGTCGGTCAGCGCGGCGGGGTCGGCCGCGATG
This genomic interval carries:
- a CDS encoding XRE family transcriptional regulator; this translates as MDPTDPFWRSHDLLAASAQRRYGWIVHTVRMLRGETLKQVAARCSMAAPNLSRLETGRRALRDVELLQLLAEQLEIPCHLLGVAPPPHAAPRRPAARKTSFGPAAADDRSDAVRRRKFLAGLAGLAGAGILPGVAAAGGRQAQLDDLLLAAHMSAAPIPLPQLHARLDQARVAFAACRYGELTAALPHIVAVAHATLEAASGDWQREKASAALARAYLVGSELAVKHGRATIAAMIADRALTHARDGGDVLAVAAGSRQVAIAMRLEALATADPVARADGMNGAIRILTGTAADLGADHGTPLPPVLIAYGSLLCTASYSAAQLGHAREAIGLLQAAEDAAARVSATAAFTADTVAVYRVSVHNALGDPASALAHARIVNPANLPTTERRMRLYTDTARAWQQHGDIARAATTLGRLAQTAPEELRRPSVKTMITTMIDAPGPTPRELEPLARALG
- a CDS encoding LLM class flavin-dependent oxidoreductase, which codes for MKIGIGLPNQVRDMDPRVLPEWARRAEAAGFSTLGTVGRTAYPGVMDTVALAAAAGATERIGLLSNVLLGPVWPPVLLAKELAGIDGVSGHRLTIGLGIGAREDDFVVDGLGPKGLGKRIDADLETYRGLWDGEPVGGGTNPGVPPGTRRVPLLFGGSAPASYARMAKWGEGYVGGSVPPEMVAPAFDQARAAWTEAGREGTPRLVAIAYYALGDPEQGRGKVRDYYSNFGDFADMIASGVRSTADDLKKAVSDFADLGADELIFNPATDHLADIEALAEIVL
- a CDS encoding DUF885 domain-containing protein — translated: MTPIFQLCDDHVTAEAALDPVAATMRGIAADPAALTDYSPEGIEARAGLARRTLAALDRLTPESAQDRIAGAHLRERLEAQLAWHDLGEPLRTVKAHFGTLTSVRDTVDMLPRTGDEDWRVIALRLAGVETMLAGWRSALGEGLDRGLPAARRQALETAAQADQYVGKHETLLAGYGDGPLSGELRAAADAAYRGYAGLAAYLRDEYAPRATEVDGVGAERYAAGARLSLGADVDLAEAYEWGWAELERIERELATEAARVRPGASVAQAQELLDAAHSVDGEESYLDWLRATHDRALEAAAEHFDIPEPLQALDVTIAHGSASGAPYYTGPSEDGARPGRTWWPLGGRERFAVWRELTTVFHEGVPGHHLQVGTASLAADRVSRFARVHSVSGHAEGWALYAERLADELGWYTGPGTRLGMLSGSALRAARVVIDIGAHLDLPLPDGSRWDFGTACRVLHERGLAGQHQVHAEVVRYFGWPGQAIAYKLGERAWLQAREEASARPGFTLRAWHHDALAVGPVGLAALQDALRTTA